The following proteins are co-located in the Periplaneta americana isolate PAMFEO1 chromosome 12, P.americana_PAMFEO1_priV1, whole genome shotgun sequence genome:
- the LOC138711165 gene encoding peroxisomal N(1)-acetyl-spermine/spermidine oxidase-like — MISLKFRSIWNNELRRIYRNASTAVSSECNIDICRKEATQTVLDDVVPDVQTVKPQPFTVIVGAGIAGLSAATRLVQLGITHFKVLEATDRPGGRIHSCWIGDVVAEMGAQYNEGDCSANVLHSMASQEGLTKWQLNRPDPSRGLFCRSDGRVMDLPVSVMAFNTFRQIEQEAADLFSIGCGRDHGSLLHFMGARIQQELRSFSEEQRYDAARILHGLTNCVRCRCGDDLSLVSADTVGSYIEIPGGGVRVPLGYVGILAPLLRDLPNGAIRYCKPVQNILWGSLSNSGPRAIVKCSDGDEYRADLVLVTVSLGVLKTQAHKLFCPGLPANKMTAISKLGFSNANKIFLEYDCPFWAWRDKDIKLTWTPGKLAGREGWVRGLSSVEEMSDSQHVMCAWVQGQEAAEVERCSDEEVAQSVTRVLRQFTGDCKLPCPVKVLRSRWCSDPYFCGAYSYMGIESEVGHQQELGAPVPGTCDPIAPILLFAGEATCPGHYSTVHGARLSGIREAERIADLYRRLKSSSSQYCMT, encoded by the exons GAACGCCAGCACAGCAGTCTCTTCTGAATGCAACATTGATATCTGTCGGAAGGAAGCCACACAGACCGTTCTGGATGACGTGGTCCCCGACGTGCAGACTGTGAAACCGCAGCCTTTCACGGTCATCGTTGGAGCCGGCATCGCAGGGCTCTCTGCTGCGACCCGATTGGTGCAATTGGGGATCACTCATTTCAAAGTTCTAGAAGCAACAGATAG GCCTGGTGGGCGAATTCATTCCTGCTGGATCGGCGATGTTGTGGCAGAAATGGGGGCGCAGTACAATGAAGGCGACTGCAGCGCCAATGTTCTCCACTCCATGGCGTCTCAAGAAGGCCTCACGAAGTGGCAGCTCAACCGCCCGGACCCCAGCAGGGGGCTGTTCTGCAGGAGTGACGGGCGCGTCATGGACCTGCCCGTGAGCGTCATGGCCTTCAACACCTTCAGACAGATCGAGCAGGAGGCCGCCGACCTGTTCAGCATCGGCTGCGGCAGAGACCACGGCTCGCTGCTGCACTTCATGGGCGCCCGCATCCAGCAGGAGCTGCGCAGCTTCTCGGAGGAACAGCGCTACGACGCGGCCCGGATCCTGCACGGCTTGACCAACTGCGTGCGGTGCCGCTGTGGGGACGACCTGTCCCTCGTCAGCGCCGACACGGTCGGCAGCTACATCGAGATTCCGGGGGGCGGCGTCCGGGTGCCGCTGGGGTACGTAGGGATTCTGGCCCCACTCCTCAGAGACCTCCCGAACGGAGCCATTCGGTACTGCAAACCGGTGCAGAACATCCTTTGGGGATCACTCAGCAACAGCGGTCCTAGAGCCATCGTGAAATGCAGCGACGGTGACGAGTACCGTGCAGATCTGGTACTCGTCACTGTATCGCTGGGCGTGCTCAAAACGCAGGCGCACAAACTCTTCTGTCCTGGGTTGCCAGCCAATAAGATGACAGCGATATCCAAGTTAGGCTTCAGCAATGCCAACAAGATCTTTCTAGAGTACGACTGCCCTTTCTGGGCTTGGCGGGACAAAGATATAAAGCTGACGTGGACTCCGGGCAAACTCGCAGGCAGAGAAGGGTGGGTCAGAGGTTTGAGCAGCGTGGAGGAGATGTCAGACAGCCAGCACGTCATGTGTGCCTGGGTTCAAGGCCAGGAGGCAGCAGAGGTGGAGCGGTGTTCTGACGAGGAAGTAGCCCAGTCCGTGACCCGGGTCTTGAGGCAGTTCACAGGCGACTGCAAGCTGCCGTGCCCCGTCAAGGTGCTCCGTTCTAGGTGGTGCTCGGACCCTTATTTCTGTGGTGCTTACAGTTACATGGGCATCGAGTCTGAAGTGGGGCACCAGCAAGAACTGGGCGCTCCTGTGCCAGGTACTTGTGACCCCATTGCCCCTATACTTCTCTTCGCGGGGGAAGCCACCTGTCCCGGTCATTACTCAACAGTTCATGGCGCTCGACTCAGCGGTATTCGAGAAGCCGAGCGGATAGCTGATCTGTACAGACGGCTCAAGAGTAGCTCTTCGCAATATTGCATGACGTAA